CTGGGCGCGCAGCAGCAGCGAGGTGAAGCCGATGTTGAAGCGCAGGTCGAGTCGTTTCAACTCGCAGCCGGCGTGACGCGCCTCCTCCACGCCCTTGACGGTGAGGTCCGGATTCTTCCATCCGGTGAACAGGTTTTTCGCGTTCCATTCGCTCTCGCCGTGGCGAAGGAGGACGAGAATTCGGTCCATGGGGGCTTTGTCCCTGCTGCCTAGAGCGCTTTCCCGCTCGAGCCGAAAAGCGGATCGGAAGTCGCTCCAAACGAAAAACTAGAGCGCTTCGCCGAGGCCGAGCACGTCGGCCATCGAATAGAGGCCGGCGGCGCGGCCTCGGGTCCAGAGCGCGGCGGCGACGGCGCCGCGCGCGAAAATGCCGCGATCCTCGGCCCGATGCGCCAGCTCGATACGTTCGCCGGCGCCGGCGAAGATCACCATATGATCGCCGACGACCGTGCCGCCCCGGAGCGCGGCGAAGCCGATATCGCCGGCCTGTCTCGGACCGGTGACGCCGTCGCGGGCCCGCGCGCTGCGCTCGGACAGGTCGACTCCGCGCCCATGCGCGACCGCCTCGCCCAGAAGCAGGGCCGTGCCCGAGGGCGCGTCGACCTTCATCTTGTGATGCATCTCGACGATTTCCGCATCCCAGGCCGGGCCGAGCGCCTTGGCGGCGCGCTCGACGAGAACGGCGAGAAGATTGACGCCGAGGCTCATATTGCCGGAACGCACCACCACATTGCGCTCGGCCGCCGCCGCTATGGCCGCGAGGTCCCCGCCCGTGAGGCCGGTGGTGCCGATGACATGGGCGACGCCCGCCTGCGCCGTCTGCGCCGCGAGCGCGACCGTCGCCGCCGGGCTCGAGAAATCGATGAGCGCGTCGGCCTGCGAGAGAACGGCGCCGGCGTCGGCGCTGAGGGCCACCCCATTGGCGGGGCGCCCGATCAGCAGGCCGGCGTCCTCGCCGATATGGGGCGAGCCGGAATATTCGAGAGCGCCCGTCAGAGTGACGCCGAGCGAATCGCCGATGGCGGCGATCAGCATTCGGCCCATGCGGCCGGCGGCGCCGGCGACGACCAGCCGCATCTCGCTCATGATCCTGCTCCTGCGGAGGTTCCGACGACGTCGCCGGCGCCGCCCCTAAGGGCGATCCGGCAGCGTTCTATACAGCCCCCGCCCGCCGATGAGAAGCCTACCGGGACGGATAGGACGACGACTCCGGGAATCCCCTGGCCGTTCGGTAAACAAAGATCGGCCGCGATGCGAAAGCGGGGTCACTTGGCCTTGGGGCGGAACGCCGCGACCCGAGCCGGGTCCGTTTCTATATAGGCCGCGCCGATGAGATCGAGACAATAGGGCACGGCGGGCATCACCGCGTCGAGGCAGAGCTCGATCGCCGCCGGCTTGCCGGGTAGGTTGATGACGAGGCACTTGCCCCTGTGGGCGGCGACCTGCCGAGAGAGGATCGCCGTCGGCGTCTGCGTCAGCGAGACCTTGCGCATCAGCTCGCCGAAGCCGGGCAATTCGCGCGGCGCCGCGGCGAGCGTCGCCTCGGGCGTCAGATCGCGCGGCGCGGGACCGGTGCCGCCGGTGGTGACGATGAGATCGCAGCCGATGTTGTCGGAAAGGTCGATCAGCGTGTCGCGCACGCTCTCGAACCCGTCCGGAATGATCCGCCGCACGATGCGGAAGGGGCTCGTCAGCGCCTTTTGCAGATAGGCGGCGATGGCGGGGCCGCTCTCGTCTTCATATATGCCGGCGCTGGCGCGGTCGGAGGCGGTGACGACGCCGATGACGGCTTCTCTCTTCTCATTCATGGGCCGCCACAATAGAGCGCTTCCCGAGCGAACGGAATTGTTCGATCGATCAGAATTCGCTCGGACGAAAGAATTTTTAGCGCTCTAGCCGCTCTCGCGCGGCGGACAACGAGGAAAGCGCCCGCGACGCGGCGCCGCTGCGGCGATTGGTCCGAGCGGAGCGCGGGTCGGCTCTGCTAATGCGACGGGATATCGCGAGACAGCGCCGGGGGGCGCCTGGCGCGGGATCGGCGACGCGCGCCGGCCCGCCGCGCTCGGTCGGATGAGTTGCGGGATGTTGCCTCTCGTCGGCTCCCCGCAATTTCTCCGTCTGGGAGGAGATCTCGACATGTTCGCCAAGCTCAGCGAATGGCTGTTCGGCGGGTCCGATCTGGCGCCGCATGGATATTGCCTGCTCTGGGAGCCGGGGCTCGTCTGGCTCTATGCGATCTCCGACACGGTGATCGGCCTCGCCTATTTCTCGATTCCCTTGGCGCTCGTCGTCATCGGCAGGCGCCGCGGCGATCTCGTCTTCCGGCCCATGCTCTGGCTGTTCGCCGCCTTCATCCTCGCCTGCGGCGCCACCCATCTGCTCGACGTCGTGACCCTGTGGACGCCGCTCTACGGGTTGTTGGGAGGCGTCAAGGCGTTGACCGCGATCGCTTCCGCCGCCACGGGCTTCGCCTTGTGGCGAATGCTGCC
The sequence above is a segment of the Methylosinus trichosporium OB3b genome. Coding sequences within it:
- the mog gene encoding molybdopterin adenylyltransferase translates to MNEKREAVIGVVTASDRASAGIYEDESGPAIAAYLQKALTSPFRIVRRIIPDGFESVRDTLIDLSDNIGCDLIVTTGGTGPAPRDLTPEATLAAAPRELPGFGELMRKVSLTQTPTAILSRQVAAHRGKCLVINLPGKPAAIELCLDAVMPAVPYCLDLIGAAYIETDPARVAAFRPKAK
- the dapB gene encoding 4-hydroxy-tetrahydrodipicolinate reductase; the protein is MSEMRLVVAGAAGRMGRMLIAAIGDSLGVTLTGALEYSGSPHIGEDAGLLIGRPANGVALSADAGAVLSQADALIDFSSPAATVALAAQTAQAGVAHVIGTTGLTGGDLAAIAAAAERNVVVRSGNMSLGVNLLAVLVERAAKALGPAWDAEIVEMHHKMKVDAPSGTALLLGEAVAHGRGVDLSERSARARDGVTGPRQAGDIGFAALRGGTVVGDHMVIFAGAGERIELAHRAEDRGIFARGAVAAALWTRGRAAGLYSMADVLGLGEAL